In a single window of the Drosophila miranda strain MSH22 chromosome XL, D.miranda_PacBio2.1, whole genome shotgun sequence genome:
- the LOC108165109 gene encoding vitellogenin-2, whose protein sequence is MQYSLALHPVRVSTDHRSPITMNPLRTLCLMACLVAASMANSNTGSSSRSRSNSLSNIDQPSNWVNPREIEELPSLKQVNLRQLQEMSLEEGATLLDKLYHLSQFNNVFKPEYTPTPSQIKGFIVGERGQKIEFNLNNLVQTVKRQPNFGDDEVTIFIQGLPQSSSQVRKATSKLVRAYQQRYNLQPYPSQQSSSEEQQKSSSEEQQQQRRKQSQEQDDTKTGDLIVINLGDAIEDFEQYATLNVERLGQQIGNCLVELTNAVNVPQEIIHLIGQGPAAHVAGVAGRHFTRQTGHKLRRITGLDPSKIYGKPEEKLSGLARGDADFVDAIHTSAYGMGTPERLANVDFYPNGPSTGVPGADNVVEASMRATRYFAESVRPGNERNFPAVAACSYKEYKQNNGHGKRTYMGIATDYDVQGDYMLQVNSKSPFGRSTPAQTQTGYHAVHEAWRQSAQG, encoded by the exons ATGCAGTACAGCTTGGCACTTCATCCAGTCCGAGTCTCTACCGATCACCGATCACCGATTACGATGAATCCTCTGCGCACTCTCTGCCTGATGGCCTGCCTGGTGGCAGCATCGATGGCCAACTCCAACACGGGATCCTCGAGCCGCTCCCGCTCCAACTCTCTGAGCAACATCGATCAGCCCAGCAACTGGGTGAATCCTCGTGAGATTGAGGAGCTGCCCTCCCTGAAGCAGGTGAATCTGCGCCAGCTGCAGGAGATGAGCCTCGAGGAGGGTGCCACTCTCTTGGACAAGCTCT ATCATCTGTCCCAGTTCAATAACGTGTTCAAGCCCGAGTACACCCCTACGCCCAGCCAGATCAAGGGCTTCATTGTGGGCGAGCGCGGCCAGAAGATCGAGTTCAACCTGAACAACCTGGTCCAGACGGTGAAGCGTCAGCCCAACTTTGGCGACGATGAGGTGACCATCTTCATCCAGGGCCTGCCCCAGAGCTCGTCGCAGGTGCGCAAGGCCACCAGCAAGCTGGTGAGGGCCTACCAGCAGCGGTACAACCTCCAGCCCTATCCCAGCCAGCAGTCGAGCAGCGAGGAGCAGCAGAAGTCCAGCAgcgaggagcagcagcagcagcgccgcAAGCAGAGCCAGGAGCAGGATGACACCAAGACCGGAGACCTGATCGTGATCAATCTCGGCGATGCCATCGAAGACTTTGAGCAGTACGCCACTCTCAATGTGGAGCGCCTCGGCCAGCAGATCGGCAACTGCCTCGTGGAGCTGACCAACGCCGTGAACGTGCCCCAGGAGATTATCCATCTGATTGGACAGGGACCCGCCGCCCATGTTGCTGGAGTTGCCGGACGCCATTTTACCCGCCAGACCGGACACAAGCTGCGCCGCATCACCGGCCTGGACCCCTCCAAGATCTACGGCAAGCCCGAGGAGAAGCTCAGCGGCCTGGCCCGCGGCGATGCCGACTTTGTCGACGCCATCCACACCTCCGCCTACGGCATGGGAACCCCTGAGCGCCTGGCCAATGTCGACTTCTACCCTAACGGACCATCGACCGGAGTTCCCGGCGCCGACAACGTTGTTGAGGCCTCCATGCGCGCCACCCGCTACTTCGCCGAGTCCGTCCGCCCAGGAAATGAGCGCAACTTCCCCGCCGTCGCTGCCTGCTCTTACAAGGAGTACAAGCAGAATAACGGCCATGGCAAGCGCACCTACATGGGCATCGCCACCGATTACGATGTCCAGGGCGACTACATGCTCCAGGTGAACTCCAAGAGCCC
- the LOC108153008 gene encoding putative gustatory receptor 9a, whose amino-acid sequence MSADCLDRCLGGYFQLLALRCSYSKRRAGRLLSNLYLMLVILDLVGQMRSYAHGQEPMVDRMLFFPKAIQAVNVFYKLVHALIALFALIGCQRERRLLQQLPPTHATPAIYRQVALEVLMVVYALWISFFDSLNAGQFLENLRYVFSSQAVRARYLQMLLLVGRLQAQLEQLQRQLIDCSLDDYQQLRSSYAHLARLCRSLSQLYGPSLLLLNVLVLGDCLIVCNVYFMVEHLEAVPATWLVLWQAVYIVVPTLVKIWTVCAACDRFVMGSKILRQQLSDRRGRTSEERSQIEEFVLQIMQDTLQFNVCGIYHLNLQTLASMFFFILEVLVIFLQFVSVIH is encoded by the exons ATGTCCGCCGACTGCCTAGACCGCTGTCTGGGCGGATACTTTCAGTTGCTGGCCCTGCGTTGCAGCTACTCCAAGCGTCGCGCGGGTCGCCTGCTGAGCAACCTCTACCTGATGCTGGTGATCCTTGACTTGGTGGGACAGATGAGAAGCTATGCCCATGGTCAAGAGCCCATGGTCGATCGAATGCTCTTCTTTCCCAAGGCCATTCAGGCCGTGAATGTGTTCTACAAGCTGGTCCATGCCCTGATTGCCCTCTTTGCATTGATCGGATGCCAGCGGGAGCGTCGTCTGTTGCAACAGCTGCCACCCACGCATGCCACACCGGCGATCTATCGACAAGTGGCCCTGGAGGTGCTGATGGTTGTGTACGCACTGTGGATTTCCTTTTTCGACTCCCTGAACGCCGGCCAGTTCCTTGAGAACCTGCGCTATGTCTTCAGCTCTCAAGCGGTGCGCGCCCGCTACCTGCAGATGCTCCTCCTGGTCGGACGCCTCCAGGCACAGCTGGAGCAACTGCAGCGTCAGTTGATCGATTGCTCTCTAGACGACTACCAGCAGCTGCGCTCCTCGTATGCCCACCTGGCACGGCTGTGCCGCTCTCTGTCGCAGCTCTATGGCCCGTCGCTGCTCCTGCTAAATGTGCTCGTTCTGGGCGACTGCCTCATCGTCTGCAACGTGTACTTCATGGTGGAGCATCTGGAGGCAGTGCCTGCCACATGGCTAGTCCTCTGGCAGGCCGTCTACATTGTGGTGCCCACCCTCGTGAAGATCTGGACGGTGTGCGCCGCCTGTGATCGTTTTGTGATGGGG TCGAAAATTCTGCGACAACAATTAAGCGACAGGCGCGGCAGGACGTCCGAGGAACGCAGCCAAATCGAGGAGTTCGTACTGCAAATCATGCAGGATACCCTGCAGTTCAATGTCTGTGGCATCTACCATCTGAATCTGCAAACTCTGGCTTCG ATGTTCTTCTTCATATTGGAAGTTCTGGTCATATTTCTGCAATTTGTGTCGGTCATTCATTGA
- the LOC108157132 gene encoding uncharacterized protein LOC108157132 isoform X2 — translation MSSTSSSVLTLSSFNLLFFTQVLTVLSSTIKYNEYATDKGGNVSIPCIAQGNIMWVKEHGSNSTIVQTGRVLVLRNVSISDAGIYVCFATTTTTRATTTASPATTTSPRREKEEEQQLLPQKESATTTAQPKKQELGQKPDQDQDQGQEEEEELAYQAYQRTKLTVRTVPGPVTQLYFKASTILGFLIWRFNKTQSGGYPVRSFTAEFRNVSYSQPPANASFEHAWTRMDPINIAPNVRQMEVYRLAPNTTYEFRIWANNELGSGVVVTTNVTTLPETKEEELQDGWDSIELIPNIILNPGFSESDGGGGAAGGDAENDAEAEAAAEAEEEARVRFTRTIIFGQKPRPSRLHPPGHPQYRPPPPVVVFDDDDDDYEEEHEPTMERFKRKVSVFFTGPTIKRI, via the exons ATGTCGTCCACGTCCAGCTCCGTGCTAACGTTGTCATCGTTCAATCTATTATTTTTCACCCAAG TGCTCACGGTGCTCAGCTCCACGATTAAGTACAACGAATACGCAACGGATAAGGGCGGAAATGTCAGCATACCCTGCATCGCCCAGGGCAACATAATGTGGGTGAAAGAGcacggcagcaacagcacgaTAGTTCAG ACGGGTCGTGTCTTAGTGCTGCGTAATGTGAGCATATCGGATGCTGGCATTTATGTGTGCTTCGCCACAACGACAACTACACGAGCAACAACAACCGCTAGCCCAGCGACAACTACCTCACCGCGAcgggagaaggaggaggagcagcagctgctgccacAGAAGGAATCCGCAACAACCACAGCCCAACCCAAAAAGCAAGAGCTGGGGCAGAAGCCAGATCAAGATCAAGATCAGggccaggaggaggaggaggagctggcGTACCAGGCATACCAGCGCACAAAGCTTACGGTGCGCACTGTACCCGGCCCCGTGACGCAGCTGTACTTCAAGGCATCAACCATACTGGGTTTTCTCATTTGGCGCTTCAACAAGACCCAGTCGGGCGGCTATCCGGTGCGCAGCTTCACGGCCGAATTCCGGAATGTCTCGTACAGCCAGCCGCCGGCAAATGCCAGCTTCGAGCACGCCTGGACCCGCATGGATCCCATCAATATAGCACCCAATGTG CGTCAAATGGAGGTGTATCGTTTGGCGCCCAACACCACCTATGAGTTCCGGATATGGGCCAACAATGAGCTGGGCAGCGGCGTGGTGGTCACCACCAATGTCACCACCTTGCCGGAGACCAAAGAAGAGG AACTGCAAGATGGTTGGGACAGCATTGAGCTTATACCGAATATAATACTTAATCCCGGTTTCAGCGAATCGGATGGAGGcggtggtgctgctggtggcgATGCTGAGAACGATGCAGAAGCGGAAGCGGCTGCCGAAGCGGAGGAGGAGGCACGAGTGCGATTTACACGCACCATTATCTTTGGCCAGAAGCCGCGGCCCAGTCGCCTGCATCCACCTGGACATCCACAATATCGTCCGCCGCCACCTGTGGTGGTgtttgatgatgatgacgacgactATGAGGAGGAGCACGAGCCCACGATGGAGAGATTTAAGCGCAAAGTTTCGGTATTTTTTACAGGTCCCACCATCAAACGTATTTGA
- the LOC108157132 gene encoding uncharacterized protein LOC108157132 isoform X3, producing MSSTSSSVLTLSSFNLLFFTQVLTVLSSTIKYNEYATDKGGNVSIPCIAQGNIMWVKEHGSNSTIVQTGRVLVLRNVSISDAGIYVCFATTTTTRATTTASPATTTSPRREKEEEQQLLPQKESATTTAQPKKQELGQKPDQDQDQGQEEEEELAYQAYQRTKLTVRTVPGPVTQLYFKASTILGFLIWRFNKTQSGGYPVRSFTAEFRNVSYSQPPANASFEHAWTRMDPINIAPNVRQMEVYRLAPNTTYEFRIWANNELGSGVVVTTNVTTLPETKEEANRMEAVVLLVAMLRTMQKRKRLPKRRRRHECDLHAPLSLARSRGPVACIHLDIHNIVRRHLWWCLMMMTTTMRRSTSPRWRDLSAKFRYFLQVPPSNVFESTNTYHIGC from the exons ATGTCGTCCACGTCCAGCTCCGTGCTAACGTTGTCATCGTTCAATCTATTATTTTTCACCCAAG TGCTCACGGTGCTCAGCTCCACGATTAAGTACAACGAATACGCAACGGATAAGGGCGGAAATGTCAGCATACCCTGCATCGCCCAGGGCAACATAATGTGGGTGAAAGAGcacggcagcaacagcacgaTAGTTCAG ACGGGTCGTGTCTTAGTGCTGCGTAATGTGAGCATATCGGATGCTGGCATTTATGTGTGCTTCGCCACAACGACAACTACACGAGCAACAACAACCGCTAGCCCAGCGACAACTACCTCACCGCGAcgggagaaggaggaggagcagcagctgctgccacAGAAGGAATCCGCAACAACCACAGCCCAACCCAAAAAGCAAGAGCTGGGGCAGAAGCCAGATCAAGATCAAGATCAGggccaggaggaggaggaggagctggcGTACCAGGCATACCAGCGCACAAAGCTTACGGTGCGCACTGTACCCGGCCCCGTGACGCAGCTGTACTTCAAGGCATCAACCATACTGGGTTTTCTCATTTGGCGCTTCAACAAGACCCAGTCGGGCGGCTATCCGGTGCGCAGCTTCACGGCCGAATTCCGGAATGTCTCGTACAGCCAGCCGCCGGCAAATGCCAGCTTCGAGCACGCCTGGACCCGCATGGATCCCATCAATATAGCACCCAATGTG CGTCAAATGGAGGTGTATCGTTTGGCGCCCAACACCACCTATGAGTTCCGGATATGGGCCAACAATGAGCTGGGCAGCGGCGTGGTGGTCACCACCAATGTCACCACCTTGCCGGAGACCAAAGAAGAGG CGAATCGGATGGAGGcggtggtgctgctggtggcgATGCTGAGAACGATGCAGAAGCGGAAGCGGCTGCCGAAGCGGAGGAGGAGGCACGAGTGCGATTTACACGCACCATTATCTTTGGCCAGAAGCCGCGGCCCAGTCGCCTGCATCCACCTGGACATCCACAATATCGTCCGCCGCCACCTGTGGTGGTgtttgatgatgatgacgacgactATGAGGAGGAGCACGAGCCCACGATGGAGAGATTTAAGCGCAAAGTTTCGGTATTTTTTACAGGTCCCACCATCAAACGTATTTGAGAGTACAAACACTTACCACATAGGTTGTTGA
- the LOC108165092 gene encoding vitellogenin-1 — MNPMRVLSMLALLAVAVMAKPGSTHMDNSVNQALKPSQWLSASALEAIPAADDLTVERLENMSLEKGAELLQQIYHLSQINHNVEPNFVPSGIQVYVPKRNGEKIVAPLNEMIQRLKQKENFGDDEVTIIVTGLPSTTETVKKANRKLVQAYMQRYNLQQQRQHGNGRDYDDSTEKKGQRTSSEENSSEESKNAKTQSGDIIVIDLGATLTNYKRYAMLDIEKTGAKIGKWIVQMVSELDMPFDTIHLIGQGVGAHVAGASAQEFTRLTGHKLRRVTGLDPSKIVAKTRHTLTGLARGDAEFVDAIHTSVYGMGTPVRSADADFYPNGPAAGVPGAENVIEATMRATRYFAESVRPGNERSFPAVPANSLQQYKQNDGFGKRAYMGIDAAHDIEGDYILQVNAKSPFGRNAPAQKQSSYHGVHQAWKNDNKDYD; from the exons ATGAATCCCATGAGAGTGCTCAGCATGCTGGCCCTCCTGGCCGTCGCCGTTATGGCCAAGCCAGGCAGCACCCATATGGACAACTCCGTCAACCAGGCCCTCAAGCCATCCCAGTGGCTCTCAGCCTCTGCGCTGGAGGCCATTCCCGCCGCCGATGATCTGACCGTGGAGCGTCTGGAGAACATGTCCCTGGAGAAGGGAGCCGAGCTCCTGCAGCAGATCT ACCATCTCTCGCAGATCAACCACAATGTGGAGCCGAACTTTGTGCCCAGCGGCATCCAGGTTTACGTGCCCAAGCGCAACGGCGAGAAGATCGTGGCGCCCCTGAACGAGATGATCCAGCGTCTGAAGCAGAAGGAGAACTTTGGCGACGATGAGGTGACCATCATCGTTACTGGCCTGCCCTCCACCACGGAGACGGTGAAGAAGGCCAACCGCAAGCTGGTCCAGGCCTACATGCAACGCTACaacctgcagcagcagcgccagcaCGGTAACGGACGCGACTACGACGACAGCACCGAGAAGAAGGGCCAGCGCACTTCCAGCGAGGAGaactccagcgaggagtcCAAGAATGCCAAGACCCAGAGCGGCGACATCATT GTGATTGACTTGGGTGCCACTCTGACCAACTACAAGCGCTATGCCATGCTCGACATTGAGAAGACCGGCGCCAAGATCGGCAAGTGGATCGTCCAGATGGTCAGCGAGTTGGACATGCCCTTCGACACCATCCATCTGATCGGCCAGGGTGTGGGAGCCCACGTTGCTGGTGCCAGTGCCCAGGAATTCACCCGCCTCACCGGACACAAGCTGCGCCGCGTCACCGGTCTGGACCCCTCCAAGATTGTGGCCAAGACCCGCCACACCCTCACCGGCCTGGCCCGCGGCGATGCCGAGTTCGTCGATGCCATCCACACCTCGGTCTACGGCATGGGCACACCCGTGCGCAGCGCCGATGCCGACTTCTATCCCAATGGACCCGCCGCCGGAGTGCCCGGAGCCGAGAACGTCATCGAGGCCACCATGCGTGCCACCCGCTACTTCGCCGAGTCCGTCCGCCCAGGAAATGAGCGCAGCTTCCCCGCCGTCCCTGCCAACTCCCTGCAGCAGTACAAGCAGAACGATGGATTCGGCAAGCGCGCCTACATGGGCATCGATGCTGCCCACGACATCGAGGGCGACTACATCCTCCAGGTGAATGCCAAGAGCCCCTTCGGCCGCAATGCCCCTGCCCAGAAGCAGAGCAGCTACCATGGCGTCCACCAGGCGTGGAAGAACGACAACAAGGACTACGACTAG
- the LOC108157132 gene encoding uncharacterized protein LOC108157132 isoform X1, which yields MSSTSSSVLTLSSFNLLFFTQVLTVLSSTIKYNEYATDKGGNVSIPCIAQGNIMWVKEHGSNSTIVQTGRVLVLRNVSISDAGIYVCFATTTTTRATTTASPATTTSPRREKEEEQQLLPQKESATTTAQPKKQELGQKPDQDQDQGQEEEEELAYQAYQRTKLTVRTVPGPVTQLYFKASTILGFLIWRFNKTQSGGYPVRSFTAEFRNVSYSQPPANASFEHAWTRMDPINIAPNVRQMEVYRLAPNTTYEFRIWANNELGSGVVVTTNVTTLPETKEEDLIRLIKPDLDNFDPRIWIVAVSIVLGTLVILAIGLCIVLSKECYQASQMELQDGWDSIELIPNIILNPGFSESDGGGGAAGGDAENDAEAEAAAEAEEEARVRFTRTIIFGQKPRPSRLHPPGHPQYRPPPPVVVFDDDDDDYEEEHEPTMERFKRKVSVFFTGPTIKRI from the exons ATGTCGTCCACGTCCAGCTCCGTGCTAACGTTGTCATCGTTCAATCTATTATTTTTCACCCAAG TGCTCACGGTGCTCAGCTCCACGATTAAGTACAACGAATACGCAACGGATAAGGGCGGAAATGTCAGCATACCCTGCATCGCCCAGGGCAACATAATGTGGGTGAAAGAGcacggcagcaacagcacgaTAGTTCAG ACGGGTCGTGTCTTAGTGCTGCGTAATGTGAGCATATCGGATGCTGGCATTTATGTGTGCTTCGCCACAACGACAACTACACGAGCAACAACAACCGCTAGCCCAGCGACAACTACCTCACCGCGAcgggagaaggaggaggagcagcagctgctgccacAGAAGGAATCCGCAACAACCACAGCCCAACCCAAAAAGCAAGAGCTGGGGCAGAAGCCAGATCAAGATCAAGATCAGggccaggaggaggaggaggagctggcGTACCAGGCATACCAGCGCACAAAGCTTACGGTGCGCACTGTACCCGGCCCCGTGACGCAGCTGTACTTCAAGGCATCAACCATACTGGGTTTTCTCATTTGGCGCTTCAACAAGACCCAGTCGGGCGGCTATCCGGTGCGCAGCTTCACGGCCGAATTCCGGAATGTCTCGTACAGCCAGCCGCCGGCAAATGCCAGCTTCGAGCACGCCTGGACCCGCATGGATCCCATCAATATAGCACCCAATGTG CGTCAAATGGAGGTGTATCGTTTGGCGCCCAACACCACCTATGAGTTCCGGATATGGGCCAACAATGAGCTGGGCAGCGGCGTGGTGGTCACCACCAATGTCACCACCTTGCCGGAGACCAAAGAAGAGG ATCTCATACGCCTTATTAAACCCGACTTAGACAATTTCGATCCACGCATTTGGATAGTGGCCGTCAGTATAGTGCTCGGAACACTTGTGATATTAGCCATTGGACTCTGCATTGTGCTCTCCAAGGAGTGCTACCAAGCATCGCAAATGG AACTGCAAGATGGTTGGGACAGCATTGAGCTTATACCGAATATAATACTTAATCCCGGTTTCAGCGAATCGGATGGAGGcggtggtgctgctggtggcgATGCTGAGAACGATGCAGAAGCGGAAGCGGCTGCCGAAGCGGAGGAGGAGGCACGAGTGCGATTTACACGCACCATTATCTTTGGCCAGAAGCCGCGGCCCAGTCGCCTGCATCCACCTGGACATCCACAATATCGTCCGCCGCCACCTGTGGTGGTgtttgatgatgatgacgacgactATGAGGAGGAGCACGAGCCCACGATGGAGAGATTTAAGCGCAAAGTTTCGGTATTTTTTACAGGTCCCACCATCAAACGTATTTGA